One region of Catenulispora sp. EB89 genomic DNA includes:
- a CDS encoding TetR/AcrR family transcriptional regulator produces the protein MVETGETTGAVQPDTPKAMRADGRRNRALVLDAAIAAFAEAGLAVPVHEIARRAGVGTGTVSRHFPTKEALFEAIVLERVERLLAQGRELAANLEPGPAFFEFFAVWVREGALNLGLAQALSGVGYDMEAAALRSGLDFGGTLRELLAAAQRAGSVHADIEVGDVKALMAGCLARSDADEPARERMIRIVCEGMRMPRPRT, from the coding sequence GTGGTGGAGACAGGGGAGACAACCGGCGCCGTACAGCCGGACACGCCGAAAGCAATGCGCGCGGACGGCAGGCGTAACCGGGCTCTGGTACTCGACGCGGCGATCGCCGCCTTCGCCGAGGCCGGTCTGGCAGTCCCCGTGCACGAGATCGCCCGGCGCGCGGGGGTCGGCACCGGCACCGTCTCCCGGCACTTCCCGACCAAGGAGGCGCTGTTCGAGGCGATCGTGCTCGAACGGGTCGAACGGCTCCTGGCGCAGGGCCGCGAACTCGCCGCGAACCTGGAACCCGGCCCGGCGTTCTTCGAGTTCTTCGCCGTGTGGGTACGCGAGGGCGCACTGAACCTCGGGCTGGCCCAGGCGCTCAGTGGAGTCGGCTACGACATGGAGGCCGCCGCTCTGCGATCCGGCCTGGACTTCGGGGGAACGCTCAGGGAACTGTTGGCCGCGGCTCAGCGCGCCGGCTCGGTGCACGCCGACATCGAGGTCGGAGACGTCAAAGCCCTCATGGCCGGCTGCCTGGCCAGATCGGACGCCGACGAGCCGGCCCGGGAGCGGATGATCCGGATCGTCTGCGAGGGCATGCGGATGCCCCGCCCCCGCACTTGA
- a CDS encoding SMP-30/gluconolactonase/LRE family protein, whose protein sequence is MTRRTTITLAATAVVLAAVTAPADATTAAPRNHHQGAYTLTIDGKNAFPESIATDGDHIYTGSIGDGTVYRGRLGAKTLEPFLPAGQDGRTEVTGVKVAGDRLLLAGAFTGRFFVYTKTGKLVASYAVPDTGEKTLVNDEAVTPDGDVYITDSLRAVVYRIPAAEVRAPAAGAAPHRTLQVAYRLPDYVAGQSNGNGIVATPDGRSLIIGYWYSGALYRLTLADGTVRKIDAPPLPSDDGMVLRGNTLYIARSVNNEVTVVRLSQHDTQGAVVDERTYPGADTTTGIAISGDRLLVTNSQLDAFLYGNPLRSPVFTVENLPLW, encoded by the coding sequence ATGACGCGACGGACGACGATCACCCTCGCCGCGACCGCCGTGGTACTGGCCGCTGTCACCGCTCCGGCCGATGCCACGACCGCGGCGCCTCGGAACCATCATCAGGGTGCTTACACGCTCACCATCGACGGCAAGAACGCCTTCCCGGAAAGCATCGCGACCGACGGCGACCACATCTACACCGGCAGCATCGGGGACGGTACGGTCTACCGCGGGCGTCTGGGAGCGAAGACTCTGGAGCCGTTCCTGCCGGCCGGCCAGGACGGTCGCACCGAGGTGACCGGCGTCAAGGTCGCGGGCGACCGGCTGCTGCTCGCCGGGGCCTTCACCGGACGTTTCTTCGTCTACACCAAGACCGGCAAGCTCGTCGCTTCGTATGCCGTCCCCGACACCGGCGAGAAGACACTCGTCAACGACGAGGCCGTCACCCCTGACGGTGACGTCTACATCACTGATTCGCTGCGCGCCGTGGTCTACCGGATCCCGGCAGCCGAAGTCCGAGCCCCGGCCGCCGGGGCGGCGCCGCACCGGACTCTGCAGGTCGCGTACCGGCTGCCGGACTATGTGGCAGGGCAGTCGAACGGCAACGGGATCGTCGCCACGCCGGACGGCAGGTCCCTGATCATCGGGTACTGGTACAGCGGAGCGCTCTATCGGCTCACTCTGGCCGATGGCACGGTCCGTAAGATCGACGCCCCGCCGCTGCCCAGCGATGACGGCATGGTGTTGCGTGGGAACACGCTCTACATCGCGCGTTCTGTGAACAACGAGGTCACTGTGGTGCGGCTGTCGCAGCATGACACGCAGGGTGCGGTTGTGGACGAGCGCACGTATCCGGGAGCTGACACCACCACCGGTATCGCGATCAGCGGGGACCGGTTGCTGGTGACCAACTCGCAGTTGGACGCCTTCCTTTACGGCAATCCGCTCAGGAGCCCGGTGTTCACCGTCGAGAACCTGCCGCTGTGGTGA
- a CDS encoding PQQ-binding-like beta-propeller repeat protein, which produces MERRIFLAAVAAGSAASLLTVAGCGDSGQLTGNGSSSGGGTSGGSSGGTGGTGGSGGSAGGSGSSGGSGVGPVSGRDPANAGSAAGQVIYTGIQNAAVAVDAGSGKVLWTYPLTEYSDLVAVCVGPSAVYLLDDSGYLNSVDARGRRLVRQALPDRTENLVTTVPLYLDGQLFVANWDNKVNVLDATTLRPRSWNYDYNGNAMQASPVGTDGVVYLSLPNHFVVAIKAGDGTKLWSWSASGDCGTPVIAGDRLLVTVGSQYLVSLERGSGRLQWTASGGAFSRPVVSGDQVYCQRGAQMCGLNLADGRERWSVAVLTERVVTAPSASPAVSGSVLLGYEEGFVSATSMAGNYGSFYLNPAGFNAATGAKLWERTDYLLQDSTVVTAGGEAFMNVAYRLNRDTEKYAIACLDAATGATKWLADVKAKRGPVLATPPKA; this is translated from the coding sequence ATGGAACGCCGTATATTCCTGGCCGCAGTGGCCGCCGGTTCGGCGGCTTCGCTGCTCACGGTGGCGGGCTGTGGCGATTCCGGCCAGCTGACCGGCAACGGTTCCAGTTCGGGCGGCGGAACCAGCGGTGGTTCCAGTGGCGGAACCGGCGGAACTGGTGGCTCCGGCGGTAGCGCAGGCGGCTCCGGTAGCTCTGGCGGCTCCGGCGTCGGTCCCGTCTCGGGACGCGATCCGGCGAACGCCGGCTCGGCCGCCGGGCAGGTCATTTACACCGGTATCCAGAACGCCGCGGTCGCGGTGGACGCCGGGAGCGGCAAGGTGCTGTGGACGTACCCGCTCACCGAATACAGCGACCTCGTCGCGGTCTGTGTCGGACCGTCCGCCGTCTACCTCCTCGATGACAGCGGCTACCTGAACTCCGTCGACGCCCGGGGCCGCCGGTTGGTGCGGCAGGCGCTGCCAGACCGGACGGAGAACCTGGTCACCACGGTGCCGCTCTACCTCGACGGTCAGCTGTTCGTGGCGAACTGGGACAACAAGGTCAACGTGCTTGACGCCACGACCCTGCGGCCCCGGAGCTGGAACTACGACTACAACGGCAACGCGATGCAGGCCAGTCCGGTCGGCACCGACGGCGTCGTCTACCTCAGCCTCCCCAATCACTTCGTGGTGGCGATCAAAGCCGGCGACGGCACGAAGTTGTGGAGCTGGTCCGCCTCAGGAGACTGCGGTACCCCGGTGATCGCCGGCGACAGGCTCCTGGTGACCGTCGGCAGCCAGTACCTCGTATCGCTGGAGCGCGGCAGCGGCCGGTTGCAGTGGACCGCTTCCGGCGGGGCCTTCAGCCGTCCCGTCGTCTCCGGCGACCAGGTCTACTGCCAGCGCGGCGCCCAGATGTGCGGCCTCAACCTGGCCGACGGCCGGGAACGCTGGTCGGTCGCGGTCCTCACCGAACGAGTGGTGACCGCGCCCTCGGCCTCCCCCGCGGTCTCCGGCTCGGTACTGCTCGGCTACGAGGAGGGCTTCGTCAGCGCGACGTCCATGGCCGGAAACTACGGCAGCTTCTACCTCAACCCGGCCGGGTTCAACGCCGCCACCGGCGCCAAGCTCTGGGAACGGACCGACTACCTCCTCCAGGACTCCACCGTCGTGACCGCCGGCGGCGAGGCCTTCATGAACGTCGCCTACCGCCTCAACCGCGACACCGAGAAGTACGCGATCGCCTGCCTGGACGCCGCGACCGGTGCGACCAAGTGGCTCGCGGACGTGAAGGCCAAGCGCGGGCCGGTACTGGCCACTCCCCCCAAGGCATGA
- a CDS encoding oxidoreductase yields the protein MPRTKNASTGDGRWTADRIGDQSGRVAVVTGANTGVGFEVATALARGGATVVLACRDLDRAKHAAGRITAETPGAQVRIQELDLASLGSVRRAAALLKEDFPRIDLLVDNAGVMWIPRQVTEDGFERHLAVNHLGHFALTGLILPALTATPGSRIVVLSSPAHRRGAIDFEDLHSTRGYRPMKAYAQSKLANLLFAYELHRRLQSAGAPTIALAAHPGGARSELNRTMPRAFRGASWGLARPITHSADRGALAILRAAVDPEARGGQYYGPTGRFEFKGDPGVVTSTPLSHDSELQRRLWERSEELTGVTYRMS from the coding sequence ATGCCCAGGACGAAGAATGCCTCGACCGGCGACGGCAGGTGGACGGCGGACCGCATCGGGGACCAGAGCGGGCGCGTCGCGGTGGTCACCGGCGCGAACACCGGTGTCGGCTTCGAGGTGGCCACGGCGCTGGCGCGCGGCGGCGCCACCGTAGTGCTGGCCTGCCGCGACCTCGACCGGGCCAAGCACGCGGCGGGTCGTATAACCGCCGAAACGCCGGGAGCGCAGGTCCGCATCCAAGAACTCGACCTCGCCTCCCTCGGCTCGGTCCGCCGGGCCGCCGCGCTGCTGAAGGAGGACTTCCCGCGCATCGACCTGCTCGTCGACAACGCCGGAGTCATGTGGATCCCGCGCCAGGTCACCGAGGACGGCTTCGAACGGCACCTGGCCGTCAACCACCTCGGCCACTTCGCCCTCACCGGCCTGATCCTGCCCGCACTGACCGCGACACCCGGTTCGCGCATCGTCGTCCTCAGCAGCCCCGCCCACCGAAGAGGCGCGATCGACTTCGAGGACCTGCACTCCACCCGCGGCTACCGGCCCATGAAGGCCTACGCGCAGTCGAAGCTGGCGAACCTGCTGTTCGCCTACGAACTCCACAGACGCCTCCAGTCGGCCGGCGCCCCGACCATCGCTCTGGCCGCGCACCCAGGCGGCGCCCGCAGCGAACTCAACCGCACGATGCCCCGCGCATTCCGCGGCGCGTCCTGGGGACTCGCCCGACCCATCACCCACAGCGCGGACCGCGGCGCCCTGGCGATCCTGCGCGCCGCCGTCGACCCCGAAGCACGCGGCGGCCAGTACTACGGGCCGACCGGCCGCTTCGAGTTCAAGGGCGACCCGGGGGTCGTCACGTCGACGCCGTTGTCCCACGACAGCGAACTTCAGCGTCGTCTGTGGGAGCGTTCCGAGGAACTGACGGGAGTCACCTACCGGATGAGTTGA